The Juglans microcarpa x Juglans regia isolate MS1-56 chromosome 8D, Jm3101_v1.0, whole genome shotgun sequence genomic sequence TATTATGAATTCTGAATTTTATAGCTATAAATTATGTATATACTATTAAATATAAGAATGTCCAAGATATGGTATAAATACAAAAACTCATCCcatcaataataatatcacTTGTCaggaattttaatttttttgagtttgaacCTTAAGGGATTAACTCTCAAGGTTTGAAAATCCTTTAGATGAGcaccagtaaaaaaaaaaaaaaaaaatcttttgatgaGTAACCAAAGTCGTCGTGTCAGTTAGATGTTACATTTTCTTTGTCCCAAACAATTATGCATAGTAATATTTATTAACACAATTATGCAGAGTAATATTTACTTATGTTAGGAATGTGTTAATGTATGTATTGCTAGGTGAGTGGCTATCTCAACAATGAGGAGGAGATGCATTTCAAGAAGATTATCTGGGAGGAAATGAACAAAGAGTATCTTCAGGTTAAAGATTCATTGCCACTTTGAATAtgcttttttatgaaaacaaagcATAAATATTCTGATGCTATATGTTGATCTTtcttgataataaaatttactttagTCTCTATGGTTTCCAGGAACAAGCAGCAGCCGCTGCTGCTAAGATGGAAAGTCAGGCCAGCTTTCAGAACTCTTCTGATGAATTGCGAGCCGCACATGAACTAGCTGCAGCAGCTGCGGCAGCTGTTGCAAAGTCAAGAAAGGTGCTCTTTTACATGTCATATGTTGCACCAAATTTTCGATTCATAGAACTCCTCAATTTTGATTGCCCATATCAGTGAAAAGACATCTTGAAGTGTGGTTGATTTTGTTAGAATGTGAATTTCATACATTATGTGACTGAAGTTATGGTGAAGTTTTCATTTCAAACACAATGTTTGAGATCAAATAATGTCTGTTACAAGTTTTGGCTAATTTGTAGCCAATATTCTGGACTAAATACTTGTCAAGTTTAGATAGGGCACTACCTTGTGTTGATCCTGCAGGCAGGGCCCTGGCATATGTGATCCGCTGATTCTAAACACTGCACTTTTTTTTCCaactaaaaaatgaaaaggaaaaggctTGACCCTGTGCAGTTTCTCTTGACAGTTGCTTATACCGTTGTTAAGATTCCTTCAAATATCTGCTTGTCAGTTAAACACAAAATGAATGTTTCTGCCTAAATAGTCTTTTAGCATGATGTAATCTCCTATCAACTGCCGGCACTTCATTTGTGTAtcctctctatttatttatgattgtGTTGAAGTAATAGTTTTGCTTGTCTTGTAATTCTTATTACAAATTCTTTATCTTCTAATGATACCTTGACATGTTTGGTTTCCTATAAATTAGGAGCGGAAACGAAAACAAGATGTGAATGCCAATCCTGCTCAAACTGCTGCAGAAGCAGCTCATCAAATGCTGATCAAGAAGGTAAGCCATGTAGAGATCATTGCTGGAAGCAACTGAGTactcaatatgtaaaatagctATGGAGCCTGTGGTATTTTGATCACATGGTAATCAACTCAACCGAATTAATCAGAGTTCTATCTTTACTGGTTCATCTATGTCTATTGTTTCCACTTAGCTTGGTTTGGCGCTAGGGGTAAAAAAATTTCCAGTCCAGACCAGAAAAATCGACCAGACCggaccaaatttttttttggtcggTTTCGGTCCTTTGTCTGTGACTATGAGGAATTCGGTTTTCGGTCCAGTCCCGGGGTGTGGATTTtttggaccagaccggaccgaaaccAACCGAATTAgattgttataaattttttaaatattttatatatataatattttattttatatagtatttgtataagttaattatgtaattttcatctaatctactATCATTGACcgtataaaatgttaaaataatatatgttatcaattaactaatatatcatatgataaatcatattattattaaagtaattaggtaattttttaagATACCTAAGTTGTAAGTAAGCATAAATAATCtttggataattaaattatttcatattcatTAACCACATATTaaatgttagaattttaatattgGCTATTGTAAATACTAAAGTACTAAGTTAATAACTATTAACatcatagatataattataattaattatttttttaatgagttagttacataaccCACATTAAAGAGTTcacttaaatttaattttattaatttaattaattttttgtattaattaatttttttgaaaaagaaaagaggaaaaaaaatgtacctAACTCGTATAGACCGCATTGGACCGACCGGACCGATAGCTAACAGTTTGGTCCGGTCCTTAGGGGTAATCAGTCCTGTCCCGTCCGGTCTAGAAAAATCatggaccggaccgattacaccccctATTTGGCAcagtattttcttctttaatattCATTTCAGTGGTGGTCTTGTTTTCGGACATAAACTCCTTTATGGTTATTACTTTagttggttatttttttttaattgctcgTGGTAATGCCTCTGTTCTGATTGCACACATTGTTCATGTTAATAGAGACTCAGTTCGAAAATCAACTACGATGTATTGGAGACACTCTTTGCGGAAAAGGTAtgcttattttcttttgtttttatggtTAAAGTCTAAATTGTgatgggatatatatatatatatatatatatctaatatagtATATCCTCATGCACACATAATTCCTTCTTGAACCTGGCTGTAGCAATAAAACAAGCTTTGAGAGGGTATGATATACATTACCACTTCTTACTCTTACAATTCATGTATTTTATCCACCAGTTCACAATAACTGAataatccaaaaacaaaatctgaaTATCAGTCGTCGGTAGAGTTACAAAcaaatcacaaatatatattttgtagttGTCGTGTGTGCATGCAGGTGCATGGATACATTCCATTCTTAATGGTATTCTTCTTAAGTTTATAACATAGGAAAACTGTAAGAGCACAAGgatttctctccattttaattttttacaaacaaaAGATACAGTTTGCAAGAGAGAACCAATCCCAGCTACTGGAATcataaggccccatttggatacagaaacggtttcatctcatttcatcattacaactttctcaaattctcacacaagatataataaacaattcaactttttcgaatctcaaaacaataataatattataaaataatattctaataatattttattcaactttcaactttcatctaaaaccatctcatctcatctcactatccaaatgggacCTAAGTGTTGGGTGCGAGGACAACCTAACGAAGTCCTCATTGGGATGCTGTTTCCATTTCATAGGGAAGGGGGATCATttaagatttgaatttgaagattttttgtttcattcttaaattttcCCACTGTTTGTACTATTATATCTTTATTGATTTCTGGCAGCCATCTTCTGATTCGAATAAAAAACTCAAAGCATCAAATGATGATGGCTATGCCAAAGGGCAAAGTAATGGTGAGAAAGAGCATGACGGGGATATCACAGACAATTATGATGAACTGGGACAAGGGTATGAAAACTTGGAACAGGAAGATGTCAACGGAACATATGGCAATGAATTGCATGCGGACTTTGAAAATGAAGAGGATGTTTATGGTTATAACTATGATAATGGTGAAGAGGAATATTGATGCAATCCGATCAGATGCAACTCTCCGAAGGCTGATTCGATTTCACTGAAGCTTCGAAATGACAAAATCAGTGGGTATGGAGATAGGAAGGAAACACAAATTGAATTAAAGCTTCTTCTATTTTTCCCCTTCTAAGGCATGTGCCACTATGTTGAGGGTATTttagtaaaatcatatatacacaatatatcTGTTACTGTATATGTTGCCAAAGTTGGATACATAATTAAGCTCCTCAAATGTGTATGTTTAGATTATCCCAAGGATCGAATAAGAGCTGAATGACCTGTCACCCCAAAGTAATATTATCAGCAGTGTAAACTGAGACAAAAAAGAGTTTTAAAACAGAAATCAAGTTACAAGGTGGGATTGTTGTTCTGTACCATTATAGAGTTATAACgcttccttcattttctttcaaataggTCTAGACAGTAAACGTCAAATGTCAAAAAGGATGATTGTGCCTTCTTAATATCAGTTGCTTTTAGGTGGATTGGCCGCTCATAGTCCTAAAAGTGGTATGATAGTAAAAAAGAAagtgcttataatttttatttacgtGTTGACGTGTCAACCATTAATATGTTGAAGattgt encodes the following:
- the LOC121243377 gene encoding transcription factor IIIB 60 kDa subunit-like isoform X2; the encoded protein is MEFENTDSGSLTVEELIKNASEVKACGLSEDRSLKSGEVLCEHKNSGKPHFAHGLCRSCYQDFVELSGGLHGGSEPPAFQRAERERIAMESANNRGDESNVFLKPSLGSENIEQLERSQKATKNERLDLRENDSAAAIGDQIEIDGVSDACQKSMDTSLVSDDESDGLSDIDDVEVSGYLNNEEEMHFKKIIWEEMNKEYLQEQAAAAAAKMESQASFQNSSDELRAAHELAAAAAAAVAKSRKERKRKQDVNANPAQTAAEAAHQMLIKKRLSSKINYDVLETLFAEKPSSDSNKKLKASNDDGYAKGQSNGEKEHDGDITDNYDELGQGYENLEQEDVNGTYGNELHADFENEEDVYGYNYDNGEEEY
- the LOC121243377 gene encoding transcription factor IIIB 60 kDa subunit-like isoform X1, whose protein sequence is MEFENTDSGSLTVEELIKNASEVKACGLSEDRSLKSGEVLCEHKNSGKPHFAHGLCRSCYQDFVELSGGLHGGSEPPAFQRAERERIAMESANNRGDESNVFLKPSLGSENIEQLERSQKATKNERLDLRENDSNSAAIGDQIEIDGVSDACQKSMDTSLVSDDESDGLSDIDDVEVSGYLNNEEEMHFKKIIWEEMNKEYLQEQAAAAAAKMESQASFQNSSDELRAAHELAAAAAAAVAKSRKERKRKQDVNANPAQTAAEAAHQMLIKKRLSSKINYDVLETLFAEKPSSDSNKKLKASNDDGYAKGQSNGEKEHDGDITDNYDELGQGYENLEQEDVNGTYGNELHADFENEEDVYGYNYDNGEEEY